From Myripristis murdjan chromosome 13, fMyrMur1.1, whole genome shotgun sequence:
GTGATGCTTTAATTTCTgccaaaaaaatgccaaaactcATGAGCAAATTTGATTCAAATTTATTAAgtccaagttcaagtttataTGAAGCCCCATATCACTATTttcagtctcaaagggctttacatgcccacaagacaccccctgacttaatcctcatatgAAGTATTATGGAATTAAACCGGTTGCTTTCTTGATAAATGTTGCGTTTACACTGATACTCAATAATGTATGAATAGGCAAAACCAAATTGAGAAATAAACATGGTAACCCTGATGAAAATGTTAACTGTGGTACTTTAGACGGACATACCATGTCAAAACCTGCTGCCAAAACACCGTGCCAACTCCGAGTTGCAGTTTGAGGAAACTATGCGAAATGTTGAATTACATTTCACAACACTGTCCCTTTATGCTGAAACTGCTTTAACCCATTGCCTCATAAGAGAATGTACAGATTCTATATCATGTATCActaacaaaatgtctttttctctgttcactagcaacaaagacacagaaacCTGTTGGAGGGCAGAAGAAAATGAGGACCATATGTTTTGTATTCCTTAtttttctgtggctgctgcCCCTGACAGTAAATGGTATGCCAACACCAAGCTACAATCACATCACCACAAATTTAACGACTGGTGAGGTGACAGCAAGTGAAAAGACCTTTACATCCCTTAACGTAATACATCAAAATGTCACCAGTGAACAACACGCTCAAGAATTGTTGGCCACAAGGAAAACATCCAACTGGAATTCATTCTCAACTGGTCCTTTTCATAGGAGGACGAAGAGAACCGTGACATCTGGCTTTCATACGGATGACGAGACAGTACAACTTAGTGGTTCCTCAATGAATACCACCACAATAAAGCCTGTAGGGGTTTTGCCTACACTAGATGCCGAGGCTGCAGGTACTGATTTCACATTGACCCAGATTGCCACAACAACAGAGACGCTAATTACAACTGCCAGCCCTGGACCTTTCCAGCCACCAGCTCAGTATTCTGCAACACTCGGTCTGGAAGGATCAACAGATACCCAAACAGTACCAAATCCAagtatttcagttttgtcttgGTCAAATGACTCGACAACAGAgggaacacaaaacacaacaggagtCCCACCTCAACTCGCATCATCAGCGACAACAGCTATAACCATTCGAACCAACATCTCAATCACAGAGGCTCCAAGTACATCTCCACCGCCAAGCACTGCCTCTCAAAACCCAAGCAGAGAAACAACATCCAACCTCACTGCCACTCGTAAACATCTTACCAGCCCACCTTTGGTAGGTCCAACACAGGCAACAACTTATTTCTTGAATGAAACACGTTCTGCTACGCCTGCTGAACACAACTCTACGCATGAAGGCACAGTCACAGTTGATGGTGACAGTGGTGGGGCTACACGGCACACAGAAGGTATGCACAAAACATCCATGGCAACCACGAGGAAACCACTAATTGTCATGACCAAGGCAAAGaagaaaccaaaaacacaagagaaaaacactgacaacaagTCAAAGGCAAATAACCATGGTATAGCTGTGGCATGGATAATAGGTGCAGCATTAGTGCTGATGTTGGTGGGGTTCCTGGTCATCTATGTAAAGAAACAGAAGCTCCAGAAGCAGCAGGTCAACACTAGAGACTGGGCTGGCCCTTCACCATTTCTCGATGGTGCACATGACAGCAATGGCCAGGTAGAAATGAGGTCATTCAATCGAGTTTCCCTCACCAGCTTCCTGCCTCAGAGGCTTTCCAGGAGGCTGTCCTTGCTCCAGGAAATGGATGAAGAAGACATTAAGACAGACAGTACATTTAGAGATAATCCCCCTGGCAGTACGTTTGGAATTGAGGTAGCCAAAGATGACACACAAGCAGGAAATGAAACCGCTGTGGTGGTTTCAGAAAAGACCCAGATGGGGGAAGCTCAAGAGGCTGATGGACCTCTTTTCGAAGAGACCACTCCACAAACCAGTGACACATCATCCACACCTAACCCTGAAACTAAACAGACTGCTGCACCTTCAGAGCCTGTTGACCTCGGAGAGGATAATTCTGCAACTGCCCCTCCTCCATCTCATTCTGTAGACCCAAGCCCTCCACCACTGTTGGATGAAGGTCAGGTTCAAACCTAGATGAAAAGAGCATCCAATCTTTTCGCCAAGCACATTTAGCATAAACTCTATTCTGCAGAATCACTTTCACTGGACTGTGCAGCAACAAGTGTGACTATAAAGACAGGAAACTCACTCTGGTCCTTATCCTAACAGAGGAAACCACAGTCACCAAGGTACAGAGCAAAAAGATGCCTATCTTTACCACCCCTgcaaaaaacaagaacattCTGAGTGGATATGTTTTAAATGATACCTAGGGCTGGTAGGAAggcaaaacattatttttgaaTAATTTAATGCATATATTCATCTACAGTATTAAGCCTGgtcaaacattttattcaaCATGTATATGATGTCATTTCCATTACAGTTCTGCTAAAAGTAGATGTAACTGTTCCTACATTCTGGTGGCAAAAGAACAAAAGCCTACATACTatagcataataataattattattatcattattacagatattatcattattattattactattgtttttgttatttttattgttgtgggTGTTGTTATCTAATGGCACAGAAAATCAtattgtaaaaataaagaatgctTTCTATGGTGTATGCATTAAAGAAAGCTTTTAACTCAAGAATAAAGCATCCTAAATGCATGGATAAAAGACACCAAGAGGGAGGAATGTAAGTGAATGAAAATCAGACTGAAACGGAGTCTGTCTAAGGCAGGCCTGACACCATTAGTGAGTGAATTACTGCAGTGCTGCAATAGCTCCCAGTGTAGATCAGTGCTGCCCGGCAATAAAGCAACAACACAGAAGGAGACCACAGgtaagaaaaggaaaatgtcaaaactgCAGAAAAGCAAGCTATGAATCTGACATGAAGTCACATGTCAGATTCCCCCTCCGATTCATATCTTCAATCCACCATGCTTATTGTTTGATGTTGTGGTTTTTCAGTATAGTAGATACCACTAATGCAGAATCAGCTGGGTAACATG
This genomic window contains:
- the evi2b gene encoding protein EVI2B gives rise to the protein MRTICFVFLIFLWLLPLTVNGMPTPSYNHITTNLTTGEVTASEKTFTSGFHTDDETVQLSGSSMNTTTIKPVGVLPTLDAEAAGTDFTLTQIATTTETLITTASPGPFQPPAQYSATLGLEGSTDTQTVPNPSISVLSWSNDSTTEGTQNTTGVPPQLASSATTAITIRTNISITEAPSTSPPPSTASQNPSRETTSNLTATRKHLTSPPLVGPTQATTYFLNETRSATPAEHNSTHEGTVTVDGDSGGATRHTEGMHKTSMATTRKPLIVMTKAKKKPKTQEKNTDNKSKANNHGIAVAWIIGAALVLMLVGFLVIYVKKQKLQKQQVNTRDWAGPSPFLDGAHDSNGQVEMRSFNRVSLTSFLPQRLSRRLSLLQEMDEEDIKTDSTFRDNPPGSTFGIEVAKDDTQAGNETAVVVSEKTQMGEAQEADGPLFEETTPQTSDTSSTPNPETKQTAAPSEPVDLGEDNSATAPPPSHSVDPSPPPLLDEGQVQT